Genomic window (Oncorhynchus mykiss isolate Arlee chromosome 21, USDA_OmykA_1.1, whole genome shotgun sequence):
CTTCTGATGGGCCTGTTGGTGGGCCTGGAAGTGGCTGTTAAAGGCCCTCTTGTGATGGGAGTGCTGGTTATGACCGAACAGGTTAGAGTCTCTGAACAGGTCATCAAAGTTGAAGTTAAAGTTCTGGTGGAAGTGCTGTCCACTCCTCCCACCGCCTGTGCCTGGCTCACCAGGGGAGGGGCCATGTCCAAACTGGTCATACTCCAGTCTCCTCTTATCGTCTGATAAGGTCTCGTACGCTGGGCAAAGGAAAGGAAACATAAGTCTCTTGGTGGTGTCCAGacataaaaaatttaaaaaatgctttaacATGGAAAAACTTCATAACTGACTGTAATGGGAATATTAAGATCAATAAAGTTCAAATTCAGTTTAGAGTGATTCACTCAATGTTAAGCATTTCCCTTTCTGTATTACACATGATTTCCAGTGTTCTGTTTGTGACACTCGGGTTGATGGTCACTCGACTCGATGCTGAATGTTATAGATTAAACTCATATCTGTGTATAGTGATTGATGCTAGACCTGAGGTACAAGGACTGAGAACACACTGATTATTATTGTATTGAATTGTCTGTGAACACTGTGGCAGCTGACAAAGTCATTGGCCTTTTGTTTTTACTTTATACAAGCCACTCGGGATGTTGTTCGTAGTACATTTAGCGTTGCTGATCAGGCTATTGGGCCTTTTCAGCGCAGGCCAGTTAGACATTCTCTGCCCCTGTGCAGGATATTGTTACCACTGTTTGCAAACTTGTAATTAAGCCAGATAGATTTTTTATTGATATTATCAATGACTGCTCTCCTTGTTCACCTGAAAATGTCTATTACACTGACAATATTAAAAGATTGGAAAACATCTATTACttgttgaaatgtttacaaaagtATTAATACAACTACAGGATGAATAATTAACACTCCATCCAATACATTTGATGTGGACTTGATGTAAGGAGCCCTGATATAACAGATGAGGGGAGTGCCCAGAAGTTGACAGGACTCACCCTCAGCTATTTCCCTGAACTTTGCCTCTGCGTCAGGACTCTTGTTTCGGTCAGGATGGTACTTCATGGCTAGCTTATGGAAGGCCTTCTTGATCTGGCGCTCAGAGGCATCTTTTGGCACACCTAGGATGTCATAGTAGTCCCTCTGTGCCAGTATGAACTCAGTTATCATGAGAATACATACTGCTAACATTAAGACGGACTGTGCTGTGGCCATATTGGTGGTTAGCGCTTGCCTCCCTGCCCAGGAAAGAGAGAGGTTTGACAGTTAGTTGACAGTTTGCTACTTACACAAGCAAATAATGTAAAATTGACAAAAGTATAACTATGTAAGCGTTTTTTAACCTGTACTGTAGAAAGGAAGCATGGCAAATCTGTAAAACCTGCTGTGTGACATAggcttttctttttttaaatcccaCTTTAGCTAGGGACATGATCTACAAATGTATTTACCCTAGTGAATAGATGGTTGAGTCAGCCACAGAATGATCCAACCATTTACATTGTATTTAAAGCAATTGATAAGGTAGTTTAAACCATTGAAGGTGGGTGGGGGAGAAAAAAAGTGTCAGAACAACAAGCACATAGAGCCTGTGAAAACTATGAAACACATCTGTTCTGTATGCAATTTCTAAgctaaaaaaaatcacaaaaaaatTGAGAACTTACCTTGAAAAGCACTAACAACAGCGGCTCTTCTATGAGACGATAATGGCACAGCTGATCCGTAGGTGACAAACGATAGCAGGTTGCAATCCCGAGCTGTAACACCACGACTCGCAATCTTATTGGTTAATTCCTCCACCTACTGACTCGAAACACCACGATTGGCTGAAACTAGGGGCATGTGGATCTGTGTTGCATGCTTTCACTTCCGGTACACTCCAGTCCTGTTGGTGGCGGTAGGAAATGTGAAACCACAGCagaagaaaacaaaaagaaaCCGATTGCTACACTGTACAATAGCAGACTGGACTGTAAACAGATGATCTCAAGCTAGCGTCGCTGTTTAGGTATTAAAAAGGTAAGTCCTTATCCGTTTGACCTCAATCTTGATTACATATTTGCATTTCCATATTGTGTTATCCAATGCCAAATGTATATTTAGTGAAAGAGAAGTATCAAGCTAGTGTATTCCATATGCATTACCTATCACCAGAGTGAGTCACTTGAGTTAAGTGCTGCACTGCTGGCCAGCAACAGAAGCAGACAGAAGACAGCTCCCAAGGATATTTATTGCAAACCAATAGCTATATTCTTCCTATCTAGAATCAGTACATGGAAAAAGTAAGCAAGGAAATCTCAATCTTTGTTGTATGTTGCTGCCTTTATTGGCAGAGTGTAATTCAGAGGGTGTTTACACCAGATAAAGGTTTCAGACCAGATTCCAAGGTTTGTTGGCTGTTTAACTAACAGTAAGGTCCCATGATGAGAAGTAGGTTAATGGTAACAAGCTTGTGACTTTATTCTTTGGAAGAGGCTTACCAAGACCTTTGGTCACCTGTTTGTGGCTTTATATCCTATACCTTTTACCAACGTTTACTAAGGTAAAAAATATCCACTTGGTCTCATAGGACTTTAAATCCCAGTTCTCTCGTTTCAGGCAAAGCTGTGTTTCTGACTTAGAGTTGTGTTTGCTGCTGTCCTGTGATCTAGGCTGTACTCCTGGATAAACTACTGTGGTGCTGTTCCCTCGCTGAACCCCCTATCACTCCTGCCTCCTACTGCTGTTCCCTTGAAGGCCTCCACCCCCTCCTATCCCTCCTGGTGACCCCTGTGATGTCGTCCCCGTGCTGTGGCTTCCTGGCGCAGTACACCCACCATCACCTGGTTGCCTTCCTCCTCACCTTCTTTAGGTAAACTCAACTCCTGAACTCCCACCAGCCTTGTAGGGATCTGGTATAAGACCCTCTGAATGTTCAGAGTTCTCATTCCAGTTCTCTTTGCCCTAAATGCTCTCTACACAAGCACTTAAACCAGAGCATACATACGCATTTGATACGCAGGCTCACTTGTGCTCATATAGGCCTACATCCTCCTTAAGTAAATACATTACTAAGCCAGGGGCCCCAGCACATGCTAATGCCTGGACCGGAGCTACAGTACTCACAGTCCTATACAGCTCTCCactgatttttttaaatttaaatgaCATCATTGCTTCTTGGTCAGACTGGTTGTTATCAGACTAGGAGAAAGTGAACGTATCAGACAGTTGAGCAGAAAGAATCCGATTAACGCTGAATCTGTGCCTGTGTTGCTCACATTACCTCTCCTGACCTCCCTACTCTGAaccctgacctttgaccccacTCAGCTGTGCCAAAGATTTTATTGCTGTGCTTTCCAGGCCCTGTCATCAGGAAGTGACGTGTAGCCTAGAGTTCTTATTACAGGTTATATAGTAGTTGTAA
Coding sequences:
- the LOC110500224 gene encoding dnaJ homolog subfamily B member 9, with amino-acid sequence MATAQSVLMLAVCILMITEFILAQRDYYDILGVPKDASERQIKKAFHKLAMKYHPDRNKSPDAEAKFREIAEAYETLSDDKRRLEYDQFGHGPSPGEPGTGGGRSGQHFHQNFNFNFDDLFRDSNLFGHNQHSHHKRAFNSHFQAHQQAHQKAQNRHKRHFQGSFGGELFDDVFEDMEKMFSFNGHTGGADSRFQGSAKQHCRTVTQRRGNMVTTYTDCS